A part of Acropora palmata chromosome 8, jaAcrPala1.3, whole genome shotgun sequence genomic DNA contains:
- the LOC141889940 gene encoding uncharacterized protein LOC141889940, with amino-acid sequence MAMRKHPVFFILTTLLGVSVFSCAVFLYFGPSFENSFRISKTSVPRLLHWRLDDFRRDWFRQHRARVDWKSILKPCINNIKWGLEKKYWGKENRSSARTSEVMYQDIRPAGEFSKIFIQSKTVDNRKKLTGGDSWRVHLHGPSSLGATVFDHENGTYEILFLIMEPVNYQVIIFLDFSLCDGLKEPPAHWFIKGNAQGKEQKKGILGPVDHYLLEPFNEGKPFNISIPEATFTTRFIDKLQYNAGSCTQSCNHLWDGFGRWTNKTWRPYLDESYDWSLPEGYLRKGTLCVYGDSIARNLGHAVQSRELCKTLYERCIISYHWIYPFIKGRENENDDLDFRPEIVIENIHKVLNSPEMQTEGSLMVLNNGLHYPLSVNFTTYQGLIRKLIRSLKRTEDNKINYQAKIIWKTTTAIRQEKHPCNKTPPWRFFTAQRVALFSAFTTSAMCNAGFDVIDVYPVSDAYPNGTLDHVHYEPRAFWDMQTLLEKYKTQNNEKLNDNKWKNRLKRCISSAMNHR; translated from the exons ATGGCCATGCGAAAACATCCAGTGTTCTTCATTCTTACGACCTTACTTGGGGTCTCTGTTTTCTCTTgtgctgtttttctttattttggacCTAGTTTTGAAAATTCTTTCCGTATTAGCAAAACGAGTGTCCCAAGGCTACTACATTGGAGACTTGATGACTTCCGGCGCGATTGGTTCCGTCAGCACCGCGCACGCGTGGACTGGAAGAGCATACTCAAACCCTGCATTAATAACATAAAGTGGGGACTGGAGAAGAAATACTGGGGCAAAGAAAATCGAAGTAGCGCGCGAACCAGCGAGGTCATGTACCAAGATATTAGACCAGCGGGAGAGTTCAGTAAGATTTTTATCCAATCAAAGACTGTGGATAATAGAAAAAAGCTGACTGGTGGTGACTCTTGGAGAGTTCACTTGCATGGTCCATCAAGCCTTGGGGCCACTGTATTTGATCATGAAAACGGAACTTACgagattttgtttcttatcaTGGAGCCTGTGAATTATCAAGTAATAATCTTCCTTGATTTTAGTCTTTGCGATGGTCTCAAGGAACCTCCAGCTCACTGGTTCATCAAAGGAAACGCACAAGGGAAGGAACAGAAAAAAGGCATCTTGGGTCCTGTAGACCATTATCTGCTGGAGCCCTTCAACGAAGGGAAGCCCTTTAATATAAGTATACCAGAGGCAACGTTTACTACTAGGTTCATAG ACAAACTTCAATACAACGCTGGATCGTGTACTCAGTCTTGTAATCATTTGTGGGATGGGTTTGGACGGTGGACCAACAAGACCTGGAGACCATACCTCGATG AATCATATGACTGGTCGCTACCAGAAGGATATCTACGTAAAGGCACACTGTGCGTCTACGGTGATTCCATAGCCCGCAATCTTGGACACGCCGTGCAGTCGAGAGAGCTATGCAAAACTCTGTACGAGCGCTGTATTATTTCGTACCACTGGATATATCCTTTTATTAAAGGACGGGAAAACGAAAACGATGACCTTGACTTCAGACCTGAAATTGTTATAGAGAATATTCACAAAGTGTTAAACAGCCCTGAAATGCAGACAGAAGGAAGCCTTATGGTTTTAAATAACGGACTTCATTATCCTCTAAGTGTCAATTTTACAACCTACCAGGGACTTATAAGAAAACTTATACGCAGCCTTAAAAGAACTGAAGACAACAAGATAAATTACCAAGCTAAAATTATTTGGAAGACCACCACTGCCATTCGACAAGAAAAACATCCTTGTAATAAAACGCCTCCCTGGAGATTTTTCACCGCACAG AGAGTTGCCTTGTTCAGTGCCTTCACCACATCTGCTATGTGCAATGCAGGTTTTGACGTCATAGATGTTTATCCCGTTAGCGACGCTTATCCCAACGGAACTTTGGACCATGTTCACTACGAGCCTCGCGCCTTCTGGGATATGCAAACATTACTGGAGAaatacaaaacacaaaataacgAGAAACTGAACGAcaacaaatggaaaaatagATTGAAACGTTGCATTAGTTCAGCAATGAATCACAGATAA